A window from Flavobacterium gyeonganense encodes these proteins:
- a CDS encoding YpdA family putative bacillithiol disulfide reductase, which yields MTQSYDLIIVGGGPIGLACAIEAQKKKLNYLIIEKGAIVNSIFNYPLYMTFFSTAERLEIGNIPFNCLAPKPGRQEALEYYRNIHRYFNFNINLFEKVTEVNKIENQLFKITTDKNLYEAKNVIIATGFYDIPIEMNVKGEDLLKVRHYYKEAHEYAFRNVLVVGANNSSVDAALECWRKGANVTMVIRKTEINNRVKYWVKPDIENRISEGSIKAYFESNITEIKEGEVEIETPNGKITIKNDFVLALTGYKPDLSFLEKMGIALSDDELKIPTYNPETMETNVAGLFLAGVVCGGMQTHKWFIENSRIHASMIVNYITSK from the coding sequence ATGACACAATCATACGATTTAATTATTGTAGGCGGCGGTCCAATTGGTCTTGCCTGTGCGATCGAAGCTCAAAAGAAAAAACTGAATTATCTGATTATTGAGAAAGGGGCAATTGTGAATAGTATTTTCAATTATCCTTTGTATATGACTTTTTTCTCTACAGCAGAAAGGCTTGAAATTGGTAATATTCCGTTTAATTGCCTTGCACCAAAACCAGGTCGTCAGGAGGCTTTGGAATATTACCGGAATATTCATAGATATTTTAATTTCAATATTAATTTGTTTGAAAAAGTGACTGAAGTTAACAAAATTGAAAATCAGCTTTTTAAAATTACAACAGATAAAAATCTTTACGAAGCCAAAAATGTCATCATCGCGACAGGATTTTACGATATTCCAATCGAAATGAATGTAAAAGGTGAAGACTTGCTTAAAGTTCGCCATTACTACAAAGAAGCTCACGAATATGCTTTTAGGAATGTTTTGGTTGTGGGAGCGAATAATTCCTCAGTTGATGCAGCTTTGGAATGCTGGCGAAAAGGCGCAAACGTAACCATGGTAATTCGTAAAACCGAAATCAATAATCGGGTAAAATACTGGGTAAAACCGGATATTGAAAACAGAATATCCGAAGGAAGCATAAAAGCCTATTTTGAATCGAATATTACTGAAATCAAAGAGGGAGAAGTAGAAATAGAAACTCCAAACGGCAAGATCACGATCAAAAATGATTTCGTTCTGGCCTTGACGGGTTATAAACCTGATTTGTCTTTCCTTGAAAAAATGGGCATTGCGTTATCCGATGATGAATTGAAAATACCAACTTACAATCCAGAGACCATGGAAACGAATGTTGCAGGATTGTTTTTAGCCGGCGTAGTCTGCGGAGGTATGCAGACACACAAATGGTTTATTGAGAATTCGCGTATCCATGCCAGCATGATTGTGAACTATATTACTTCGAAATAG
- a CDS encoding o-succinylbenzoate synthase → MKATYHKYMLEFKRPSGTSRGIMTEKETWFIVLEENGKKGIGECGILRGLSADDREDYEEKLNWVCQNIHLGEKALWENLLEFPSIQFGIEMAFLSLKSENPYVLFPSDFTNNSRSIVINGLVWMGEEAFMKEQIEEKIAQGFICIKLKIGAIDFEKELDLLRFIRTHFTAKQIEIRVDANGAFSLNEALDKIKQLSGFELHSIEQPIQKNNTDSMAELCKNTPFPIALDEELIGVFLFEEKEALLQKIKPQYIILKPSFVGGFRGTQQWITLAEKYNIGWWITSALESNVGLNAIAQWTFLQNSNMPQGLGTGALYTNNIDCPLEVLKGKLWYSKTKKWDTTFLEKV, encoded by the coding sequence ATGAAAGCTACTTACCACAAATATATGCTCGAATTCAAACGTCCTTCGGGGACGTCGAGAGGTATTATGACCGAAAAAGAAACCTGGTTTATTGTACTCGAAGAAAACGGCAAAAAGGGAATAGGAGAGTGTGGTATTCTAAGAGGGTTAAGTGCAGATGACCGAGAAGATTATGAAGAGAAATTAAACTGGGTTTGCCAAAATATTCATTTGGGTGAAAAAGCACTTTGGGAAAATTTACTGGAATTTCCATCCATTCAATTCGGAATAGAGATGGCTTTTTTATCTCTTAAAAGTGAAAATCCGTATGTGCTATTTCCTTCAGATTTCACCAATAATTCGAGATCAATTGTGATAAATGGTCTGGTCTGGATGGGAGAAGAAGCATTTATGAAAGAGCAAATTGAAGAAAAGATTGCTCAGGGATTTATCTGCATAAAACTCAAAATTGGAGCGATCGATTTTGAAAAAGAACTGGATTTATTACGCTTTATTCGTACTCATTTTACCGCTAAACAAATAGAAATCAGGGTTGATGCGAATGGAGCTTTTTCTTTAAATGAAGCTTTAGATAAGATAAAACAATTGTCTGGTTTCGAATTACATAGTATAGAACAGCCTATTCAAAAAAACAACACTGACAGTATGGCAGAGTTGTGTAAAAATACTCCTTTTCCTATTGCTTTGGATGAAGAACTGATTGGAGTATTTTTATTTGAAGAAAAAGAAGCACTTTTACAAAAAATAAAACCACAATACATCATTTTGAAGCCAAGTTTTGTCGGTGGTTTTAGAGGGACCCAGCAATGGATTACCCTGGCTGAAAAATATAATATTGGGTGGTGGATTACTTCAGCACTGGAAAGCAATGTTGGTTTAAATGCAATTGCGCAATGGACGTTTTTACAAAATTCAAATATGCCTCAAGGATTAGGTACCGGAGCACTTTATACTAATAATATTGATTGTCCGTTGGAAGTTTTGAAAGGGAAATTGTGGTACAGTAAAACTAAAAAATGGGATACTACATTTTTAGAAAAGGTGTAA
- a CDS encoding tetratricopeptide repeat protein, translated as MNLKKIVVLFLIGSFHNLFAQKDGYWDKERATTKEIIVSAGDRITIKTEDLPVGTTEVVYRVTLLDENQQMANSLVNVLKAIPDPYGIGQGSAGAVLLMSKISGDDKCTYALFTSDSNAKKYIDNGKANEACYAQTEPVSKDAKRLSIDKSSCLNANTTTIWFGFESKNWLLKQKIVLEVVPWVDTKLNRGWNVDNKNEIVSLCKTSTMAQKMANSDDFCVCILDKIMKQYRYSEYQKLLAIEKTKIYKDFGNVCYNDASISKNVYNDLRTQANTLIKLQKYNEAISKLNTIIGAGKATALDYSSIGYSYILTKQYAKAIKFLKEGEKLDDTELLVKLNLAHAYLVSDNYSDAKQIYKKYQSQNVTDSVSWIDKTKQDFILFQKAGLPSSDFERVLKLYN; from the coding sequence ATGAATTTGAAGAAAATTGTTGTTTTGTTTTTAATTGGTTCTTTTCATAATCTTTTTGCGCAAAAAGACGGCTATTGGGACAAGGAACGCGCCACTACAAAAGAAATAATAGTCTCTGCAGGTGACCGGATAACAATCAAAACAGAGGATTTACCTGTTGGGACTACTGAAGTTGTTTACAGGGTCACACTTCTTGATGAAAATCAGCAAATGGCAAACAGTCTGGTGAATGTGTTAAAAGCAATTCCTGATCCTTACGGCATAGGGCAGGGCTCTGCAGGCGCAGTATTACTTATGTCGAAAATATCGGGCGATGATAAATGCACTTATGCACTTTTTACGTCTGATTCAAATGCAAAAAAATACATTGATAACGGAAAAGCCAACGAAGCCTGTTACGCTCAGACAGAACCGGTAAGTAAAGATGCCAAACGTTTATCAATTGATAAATCTTCCTGCCTCAATGCAAACACTACTACAATTTGGTTTGGTTTCGAAAGCAAAAACTGGCTGCTGAAACAAAAAATAGTTTTAGAGGTTGTGCCATGGGTAGATACAAAACTAAACCGTGGCTGGAATGTCGATAACAAAAACGAAATAGTCAGTCTCTGTAAAACTTCTACAATGGCTCAAAAAATGGCCAATTCAGACGATTTTTGTGTTTGCATCCTGGATAAAATTATGAAGCAATACCGTTATAGTGAGTATCAAAAATTGCTTGCAATAGAAAAAACTAAAATTTATAAAGATTTTGGAAATGTCTGTTATAATGATGCTTCAATTTCTAAAAACGTATATAATGATTTGCGTACTCAGGCAAATACGCTCATTAAACTTCAGAAATACAACGAAGCAATTTCGAAGCTTAACACAATCATAGGAGCAGGAAAAGCAACAGCTTTGGATTACAGTTCAATTGGTTACAGTTATATTTTGACCAAACAATATGCAAAAGCCATAAAGTTTTTGAAAGAAGGTGAAAAATTAGATGATACTGAGTTGTTGGTAAAACTTAATTTGGCCCATGCTTATCTGGTTAGTGATAATTACAGCGATGCAAAGCAGATTTATAAAAAATACCAGTCACAAAACGTTACTGATAGTGTAAGCTGGATAGACAAAACTAAACAGGATTTTATACTTTTTCAAAAAGCAGGATTGCCTTCATCTGACTTTGAGAGAGTCTTGAAATTATATAATTAA
- a CDS encoding CYTH domain-containing protein yields the protein MVEIERKFLVKSDEFKAQAFAQNKIAQGYLSSLPERTVRIRIKGEKGFITIKGIGHHGGMTRFEWENEIPLGEAQELLKLCEKGKIEKTRFEIQSGKHVFEVDEFYGENEGLIMAEIELESETESFEKPDWLGDEVTNDERYYNAYLSKNPFKDWGK from the coding sequence ATGGTTGAGATTGAAAGAAAATTTCTTGTAAAATCTGACGAATTCAAAGCACAGGCTTTCGCCCAAAATAAAATCGCCCAGGGATATTTAAGCTCACTTCCTGAAAGAACAGTGCGCATTCGTATCAAAGGTGAAAAAGGATTCATTACGATAAAAGGGATCGGGCATCATGGAGGAATGACGCGCTTTGAGTGGGAAAACGAAATTCCGCTAGGCGAAGCACAGGAATTGCTTAAATTATGTGAGAAAGGAAAGATTGAAAAAACACGTTTCGAAATACAATCAGGCAAGCATGTTTTTGAAGTGGATGAATTTTATGGAGAAAACGAAGGTCTGATAATGGCAGAAATCGAACTGGAATCTGAAACGGAATCTTTTGAAAAACCGGACTGGCTGGGTGATGAGGTTACAAATGATGAGCGCTACTACAATGCTTATTTAAGCAAAAATCCATTTAAAGACTGGGGAAAATAA